From a single Salvelinus namaycush isolate Seneca chromosome 14, SaNama_1.0, whole genome shotgun sequence genomic region:
- the LOC120059572 gene encoding cilia- and flagella-associated protein 100-like produces the protein METQLSGIYLATTSVQYGCERQRQQTLKVHEKSTYAGRIQAKQANLRQELRQGQNEVYPTSCSKAVSTLRDDPAWRKAAILNSNDRENISEYITKKREMFLIEYSLAVKREVIHKLAEVATKEENRLQQAETFLDEDTAMFDEFLEENDKNSVEAIKIAEHETKAKLEKVAKIKRISGKMVAVKSDISKNEEILKEYTLYNGFLLKLSPTEWQERQQARRAMVDKIKAAIKEREAQLAEPAKPGRHRESMARDLPPVCDPRTPQRQSMMGTRESIKPKEVTVPVDESKLPEYEEPELFFTDPQQLLDLLTDLEKQNLTLIQNSRETEETMEEFKHTMDNTRNKMDQETEQLTQQIDIIAHAIQREKDTAAELELKSRLFSLGKYMAEDQDMMLEALGRKVAEVYRSYAGESGANLTTLQMLTNIEGHLGELLEKVELVPKDRVLMAERAKEKERRLRLRVEKVRVQKMHQEERLRKALERAQSDTKRPTGKKLMPRSLPPVTEQLVNNDDGDTDMEKEKQLYFFT, from the exons ATGGAGACGCAGCTCTCTGGTATTTACCTGGCAACAACCAGTGTTCAGTACGGTTGT GAGCGCCAGCGACAGCAGACGCTGAAGGTCCATGAGAAGTCCACCTATGCTGGGAGGATACAAGCCAAGCAGGCTAACCTGAGGCAGGAGCTGAGACAGGGGCAGAATGAGGTGTACCCCACCTCCTGCAGCAAGGCTGTGTCCACCCTCAGGGATGATCCGGCATGGAGGAAAGCTGCCATCCTGA ACTCCAATGACAGGGAGAATATTAGTGAGTACATCACTAAGAAGAGAGAGATGTTTCTCATTGAG TACTCCCTGGCTGTGAAGAGGGAGGTGATTCACAAGCTGGCCGAGGTGGCCACCAAGGAAGAGAACAGGCTGCAGCAGGCGGAGACATTTCTGGACGAGGACACGGCCATGTTTGATGAGTTCCTCGAGGAGAATGACAAGAACTCAGTGGAGGCAATCAAAAT TGCTGAACACGAGACCAAAGCCAAACTGGAGAAGGTTGCAAAGATCAAGAGGATCTCAGGCAAAATGGTGGCAGTGAAAAG TGACATCTCCAAGAACGAGGAGATCCTGAAGGAGTACACCCTGTACAATGGCTTCCTGCTGAAGCTGTCCCCTACAGAGTGGCAGGAGAGACAGCAGGCTCGCAGGGCCATGGTGGACAAGatcaaagctgccatcaaggagAGGGAGGCTCAGCTAGCCGAGCCAGCCAAACCCGGCAGAC ATAGAGAGAGTATGGCCAGGGACCTGCCTCCTGTATGTGACCCCAGGACTCCCCAGAGACAGAGTATGATGGGAACCAGAGAGAGCATCAAGCC GAAGGAGGTTACAGTACCGGTGGATGAGAGCAAACTGCCTGAATATGAG GAGCCGGAGCTGTTCTTCACTGACCCTCAGCAGCTGTTGGACCTGCTGACAGACCTGGAGAAGCAGAACCTGACTCTGATCCAGAactccagagagacagaggagaccaTGGAGGAGTTCAAACACACTATGGACAACACCCGCAACAAGAT GGACCAGGAGACAGAGCAGTTGACCCAGCAGATTGACATAATTGCCCATGCCatccagagagagaaggacactgCTGCTGAGCTGGAGCTCAAATCACGACTCTTCTCCCTTGGGAAATACATGGCAGAGGACCAG GATATGATGCTGGAGGCCCTGGGCAGGAAAGTGGCTGAGGTGTACAGGAGCTATGCAGGGGAGAGTGGGGCCAACCTGACCACGCTGCAGATGCTGACCAACATCGAGGGCCACCTGGGGGAGTTGCTGGAGAAGGTGGAGCTGGTTCCCAAGGACCGCGTGCTCATGGCCGAGAGGgccaaggagaaggagaggagactcAG GCTAAGGGTGGAGAAGGTTCGTGTGCAGAAGATGCACCAAGAGGAGCGCCTGCGTAAAGCCCTGGAGAGAGCTCAGTCTGACACCAAGAGACCT ACGGGGAAGAAGCTGATGCCTCGCTCACTACCTCCGGTGACTGAGCAGTTAGTGAACAATGATGACGGAGACACTGACATGGAGAAGGAGAAGCAGCTCTACTTCTTCACCTGA